From Loxodonta africana isolate mLoxAfr1 chromosome 2, mLoxAfr1.hap2, whole genome shotgun sequence, the proteins below share one genomic window:
- the LOC100657405 gene encoding olfactory receptor 2T33-like yields MEKRNATSDFILLGLFQHTSFHLFLFIMVLIVAIASLVGNALTILLIHWDHRLHTPMYLLLSQFSFMDTMLVFTTVPQMASGFLTGKKSISPAECGLQIFAYPTLGGGECFLLAAMSYDRYVAVCHPLRYNILMNWQLCLRMTLGSWFLGAADGLVQAVATLSFPFCSAHEIDHFFCEAPSLLRLACADTSVFENVMYICCVIMLLVPLFLILISYSLILAAVLHMPSTEARKKAFATCSSHLTVVGLFYGAAIFTYMRPKSYRSANHDKVVSAFYTIFTPALNPLIYSLRNNEVKGALKRWLGKCTNLKHQ; encoded by the coding sequence ATGGAGAAGAGAAATGCCACTTCAGATTTTATTCTCTTGGGACTCTTTCAGCACACTAGCTTCCACCTCTTCCTCTTCATCATGGTGCTGATAGTAGCCATTGCTTCCCTGGTGGGCAATGCCCTCACAATCCTCCTGATTCACTGGGACCACCGGcttcacacacccatgtacttacTGCTGAGCCAATTCTCCTTCATGGACACGATGCTGGTTTTCACCACTGTGCCCCAAATGGCATCTGGTTTTCTGACAGGCAAGAAGTCCATCTCCCCTGCTGAATGTGGGTTACAGATCTTTGCCTACCCCACCTTGGGTGGTGGAGAGTGCTTCCTCTTAgcagccatgtcctatgaccgctatgtggcagTGTGTCATCCACTACGATATAACATTCTCATGAACTGGCAACTGTGCCTGAGAATGACCTTAGGGTCTTGGTTTCTCGGGGCAGCTGATGGTCTCGTGCAGGCAGTGGCTACCCTGAGCTTCCCTTTCTGCAGTGCTCATGAGATTGATCATTTCTTCTGTGAGGCCCCCTCACTGCTGCGTTTGGCTTGTGCTGACACTTCAGTCTTCGAAAATGTCATGTACATCTGTTGTGTGATAATGCTCCTTGTGCCTTTATTTCTCATCCTGATATCCTACAGTCTCATCCTAGCTGCAGTTCTCCACATGCCTTCTACAGAAGCCCGCAAGAAGGCCTTTGCCACGTGCTCGTCACACTTGACTGTGGTGGGACTGTTTTATGGGGCTGCCATTtttacctatatgagaccaaagtcCTACAGATCAGCTAACCATGATAAGGTTGTGTCAGCTTtctataccatcttcacacctgcaTTGAACCCCCTCATTTATAGTCTGAGGAACAATGAGGTGAAAGGAGCCTTGAAAAGGTGGCTTGGGAAATGCACTAACTTAAAACATCAATAA